The proteins below are encoded in one region of Rhododendron vialii isolate Sample 1 chromosome 7a, ASM3025357v1:
- the LOC131332431 gene encoding uncharacterized protein LOC131332431 produces the protein MDGDFAGCVLVDSPRWIWSVLIFSLFSDLHPSSLSTAPVWPMLNSPVELNSGGVRNPRVSPIVNPLPSGNIVDLLEQVTVLRTDHLQTSPTGRQNNDGTGWLKQIVGSSWSTIVSGGAGGSTPGAVAERMQFEYIPPTILNDRIVVTPPVEVEELGHPKWQRCIVGHFLDKKLTFSAVRNIAMRIWERLGIREILSNDKGFFFLFMFEGEKFRQLLELGPWHFGDKLLILKLWHPHLKLEKERLSKIPLWVYFFNVPLEMWTGPGLSHIACSVGRPLYADRLTKSRHRLNYAKICVEVDCLSPLPESFDLKYANGDMEVIRIQHPWKPQICSVCQVFGHSEGTCPSKVNDKEQGNGGVVGDQGKAVQVNGWQVVGTRKENSSGLGGLRSAVSLQAAQVSTSKPISGLQLPTVVSPVNGESSSGPKLMARVNSVPVQSKLDVPGSGRPLDKGRSGVKAVSEPSRFAVLDALGLSVGCESNEMDVSLPDEASDQGAMLTSEIGLDSSEVETDVPVESQSKVSPIAGAGMKAKGKGGEKGLPKGRGGKKNNH, from the exons ATGGATGGCGATTTTGCGGGATGCGTCTTGGTTGATTCTCCTCGCTGGATCTGGTCCGTGCTgatcttctctcttttctctg ATCTTCATCCCTCTTCTCTATCTACTGCCCCTGTCTGGCCAATGCTTAATTCACCAGTAGAATTGAATTCTGGAGGGGTTCGTAATCCGAGGGTTTCCCCGATTGTGAACCCTCTCCCTTCTGGTAATATTGTAGACTTGTTGGAACAGGTTACGGTTCTTCGTACTGATCATTTGCAGACTTCTCCCACTGGTCGCCAGAATAATGATGGAACTGGTTGGTTGAAACAAATTGTTGGGTCCTCTTGGAGCACTATTGTTTCTGGAGGTGCTGGTGGGTCTACTCCTGGTGCTGTTGCTGAAAGAATGCAGTTTGAGTATATTCCCCCTACAATTTTGAATGATAGGATTGTGGTAACTCCCCCAGTGGAAGTTGAGGAGTTGGGCCACCCCAAATGGCAGAGGTGTATCGTTGGGCATTTTCTGGACAAGAAGCTAACCTTTTCTGCAGTTCGGAATATTGCTATGAGGATATGGGAAAGGCTTGGTATTCGTGAGATTCTTTCTAATGATAagggcttcttcttcttattcatGTTTGAGGGGGAGAAATTCAGACAGTTGCTGGAGCTTGGTCCATGGCACTTTGGAGATAAACTGCTTATTCTCAAATTGTGGCATCCTCACCTGAAATTGGAAAAGGAGCGGCTATCCAAAATTCCTCTTTGGGTTTACTTTTTTAATGTACCACTGGAAATGTGGACAGGTCCTGGTCTTAGTCACATAGCTTGTTCGGTTGGGCGTCCCTTGTATGCTGATCGATTGACGAAGTCAAGGCATAGGCTAAACTATGCCAAAATCTGTGTGGAGGTGGATTGTTTGTCCCCGCTACCTGAATCTTTTGATTTGAAATATGCTAATGGAGATATGGAGGTGATTAGAATTCAGCACCCATGGAAACCTCAAATTTGTTCTGTGTGCCAAGTTTTTGGTCATAGTGAGGGTACTTGTCCATCTAAAGTGAATGATAAGGAGCAGGGTAATGGAGGTGTGGTTGGAGATCAGGGGAAGGCTGTTCAGGTCAATGGATGGCAGGTGGTGGGTACTCGAAAGGAAAATAGTTCTGGTTTGGGGGGTCTAAGATCCGCCGTATCTCTCCAGGCAGCACAAGTGTCTACAAGTAAACCTATCTCTGGCTTGCAACTTCCTACTGTTGTGTCACCTGTGAATGGGGAAAGCTCTTCTGGTCCAAAATTGATGGCGAGGGTGAATTCTGTCCCTGTTCAAAGTAAGCTGGATGTTCCGGGAAGTGGGAGGCCTCTTGATAAAGGGCGCTCTGGTGTGAAGGCAGTCTCTGAACCTAGTAGATTTGCTGTATTGGATGCCTTAGGGCTTAGTGTTGGGTGTGAATCTAATGAAATGGATGTTTCTCTTCCAGATGAAGCTTCTGATCAAGGTGCGATGTTAACATCTGAAATTGGACTAGATTCTTCTGAAGTTGAGACAGATGTTCCTGTTGAGTCTCAGTCTAAGGTTTCTCCTATTGCAGGTGCTGGTATGAAAGCTAAAGGAAAAGGTGGGGAGAAAGGTCTTCCTAAAGGAAGGGGGGGAAAGAAGAACAATCATTAA
- the LOC131333325 gene encoding uncharacterized protein LOC131333325, giving the protein MVGEWIERGDLWKDKVRSLQLLLRDRFRVAVDRHRRRPSFSDGYFSSTLQRWLRRFRSFRTDSLPSTTSSFCRRRVGKDVGEEEESVITRMLQALAVPILGNVCHVFMHGLNRVQIYGAEKLHQALLNRPDNQPLVTVSNHVASMDDPLVIASLLPPSVLLDAHRLRWTLCATDRCFRNPVTSAFFRSVKVLPVSRGDGIYQKGMDMAISKLNNGGWVHIFPEGSRSRDGGRTMSSVKRGVGRLILDADNIPLVVPFVHIGMQDLMPIGAKIPRIGKTVTVLIGDPIYLGDLFMEGNHNKARGNLYDAVSSRIGNRLQELKVQVERLAVEQSLQSQNYPWRCTERAARILQQIDWESLGMNHYVIPEDESCDAEPGMNPNHLKESDSPEPDSPERYFRMGLSNEGGIMSRIRGYVDPTELMGFAARGLYMNRGLKENLTSNQGIHPVTAWKDCWRLVYDKQCISC; this is encoded by the exons ATGGTTGGAGAGTGGATTGAAAGAGGTGATCTCTGGAAGGACAAGGTTAGGTCACTGCAGCTTCTTCTAAGAGACCGGTTCAGAGTCGCCGTCGACCGGCACCGACGCCGGCCGAGTTTCTCCGACGGCTATTTCTCGTCGACATTGCAACGGTGGCTCCGGCGGTTTCGCAGCTTTCGCACGGACTCATTGCCTTCTACCACCTCCTCTTTCTGTAGGAGGAGAG TTGGTAAGGACGTGGGTGAAGAGGAGGAATCTGTCATCACTCGCATGCTACAAGCTCTAGCTGTTCCTATCCTTGGAAATGTATGCCATGTTTTTATGCATGGTCTTAATCGCGTCCAG ATATATGGTGCAGAAAAACTACATCAGGCACTGTTAAATAGACCGGATAATCAACCTCTTGTAACG GTGAGCAATCATGTTGCTTCAATGGATGACCCGTTGGTCATTGCTTCGTTGCTTCCACCAAGCGTTCTATTGGATGCCCATAGATTGAGGTGGACACTTTGTGCAACTGATAGATGTTTCCGTAATCCAGTGACATCTGCATTCTTTAGGTCTGTTAAAGTTTTGCCAGTTTCTCGTGGCGATGGGATTTATCAGAAG GGAATGGACATGGCTATCTCAAAATTGAACAACGGCGGGTGGGTTCATATATTCCCGGAGGGTAGTCGTTCCAGAGATGGTGGGAGAACGATGTCGTCTGTCAAGAGAGGCGTTGGGAG GTTGATCCTGGATGCAGACAATATTCCTCTGGTTGTTCCATTTGTGCATATTGGGATGCAAGATCTCATGCCTATTGGAGCCAAGATTCCACGGATCGGCAAGACA GTAACTGTTCTTATTGGTGATCCAATCTATTTAGGTGACTTATTCATGGAAGGAAACCACAACAAAGCAAGAGGAAACTTGTACGATGCTGTATCTTCAAGGATTGGAAATAGACTACAGGAACTGAAGGTTCAAGTAGAAAGACTAGCTGTTGAGCAATCACTACAATCGCAAAACTACCCCTGGCGTTGCACAGAACGCGCTGCAAGAATTTTGCAGCAAATTGATTGGGAATCTCTTGGTATGAACCATTACGTAATTCCTGAAGATGAAAGTTGTGACGCTGAACCAGGGATGAATCCTAACCATCTGAAAGAGTCGGATTCACCTGAACCTGATTCACCTGAACGATACTTCAGAATGGGCCTGTCCAATGAAGGTGGAATAATGTCGAGGATCCGAGGCTATGTGGATCCAACCGAGCTAATGGGATTTGCAGCTAGAGGCTTATACATGAATCGCGGACTAAAGGAAAATCTAACCAGCAATCAAGGGATTCATCCCGTGACGGCGTGGAAAGATTGTTGGAGGTTGGTCTATGACAAACAGTGTATTTCCTGCTGA